The following proteins come from a genomic window of Chlamydiales bacterium:
- a CDS encoding sugar phosphate nucleotidyltransferase: protein MDRIAVIILGGGQGKRLDPLTKTKCKPAISFGGRYCLIDVPIANSLSSGLSKIFVIGQYLSDTLQRHLLQTYLYQDISKNQIQLLVPKEKDGKYDEYKGTADAVRQNLDYFAQISADYFLILSGDQIYNIDFQKMVNFAVDVKADMVIASQAVNKKEAKRMGVIKIHQRGTEIIDFYEKPKEEKILKKYYTDALTLHKIGYPVEKGKNYIGSMGIYLFKRQVLFDLLIQDPREDFGEHLIKSQLKKGDNHVFFYKGYWEDVGTIESYYHANLALTNPSNSQQLGLDTYDVSHEFMTKLYNLPGAQILNCSIKESLICEGSIVEGKAVVHSLLGVGIILGKGSTIRDSVVIGNDYNADLVHHNPLRQPTIGKNCQIDRTIIDQNVKIGDNVTLVNRDRYQNYDSPDGRIILRDGIMVIPRGTEIPNNYVF, encoded by the coding sequence ATGGACCGTATTGCCGTGATTATCCTTGGTGGAGGTCAAGGGAAACGCCTTGATCCTCTTACAAAAACTAAATGTAAACCTGCGATATCTTTTGGAGGTAGATACTGCTTAATTGATGTCCCTATTGCAAATTCTCTTTCATCAGGTTTATCAAAAATTTTTGTAATTGGGCAGTATCTTTCTGATACCCTACAGAGACATCTTTTGCAAACGTATCTCTATCAAGATATCTCTAAGAATCAAATTCAACTACTTGTACCTAAAGAAAAAGATGGTAAATACGATGAATACAAAGGTACTGCTGATGCAGTACGCCAAAATCTGGATTATTTTGCTCAAATCTCAGCTGACTATTTCTTGATTTTATCGGGAGATCAAATTTACAACATTGATTTTCAAAAGATGGTGAATTTTGCTGTTGATGTGAAGGCAGATATGGTGATTGCCTCACAAGCTGTGAATAAAAAAGAGGCAAAAAGGATGGGAGTAATTAAAATTCATCAAAGAGGGACAGAGATTATTGATTTTTATGAAAAGCCAAAAGAGGAAAAGATTCTCAAAAAATATTACACCGATGCGCTTACACTTCATAAAATTGGTTATCCTGTTGAAAAAGGAAAGAATTATATTGGATCAATGGGAATTTATCTTTTTAAGCGTCAAGTACTTTTTGATCTTCTTATTCAAGATCCTCGTGAAGATTTCGGGGAACATCTGATCAAATCTCAACTTAAAAAAGGAGATAATCATGTTTTTTTTTATAAGGGTTATTGGGAAGATGTTGGAACAATAGAATCCTACTATCATGCGAACCTTGCTTTGACTAACCCATCAAATAGTCAACAACTTGGTTTAGATACTTATGATGTTAGCCATGAATTTATGACAAAACTCTATAATTTACCTGGAGCTCAGATTTTGAACTGTTCAATTAAAGAATCTCTCATCTGTGAAGGAAGTATTGTTGAAGGGAAGGCTGTTGTTCATAGTTTACTTGGAGTTGGAATAATATTAGGAAAAGGCAGTACTATTCGTGATTCAGTTGTCATTGGAAATGATTACAATGCTGATTTAGTCCATCATAATCCATTAAGGCAACCTACCATTGGGAAAAATTGCCAGATTGATCGAACAATTATCGATCAAAATGTGAAAATTGGAGATAATGTGACTCTTGTCAATCGAGATAGATATCAAAATTATGACTCTCCCGATGGACGAATTATCCTACGAGATGGAATTATGGTGATTCCACGAGGAACAGAAATACCCAATAATTACGTTTTTTAG
- the pyrF gene encoding orotidine-5'-phosphate decarboxylase — translation MLTYSQRSHYSSNPIGRNLLKLMDKKQTNLGIAADVTRQAALLDIAENLGSEICLLKTHIDIIEDFTPELPKKLSSLAEKHHFLIFEDRKFADIGNTVKQQYGQGIYRICEWAHIINAHLVPGPGIIQGLKEVGLKKGRGLLLLAEMSSKENLAKGLYTQHAIQWAEAHTDFVIGFICTHQLTNHPGFIHMTPGVKFLDQEDSLGQQYHTPQKVIKERKSDLIIVGRGIYDAKNPRLEAEKYRKAGWNAYQELLF, via the coding sequence ATGTTAACGTATTCTCAACGTAGCCACTATTCATCCAATCCGATAGGTAGAAATTTACTTAAGTTAATGGACAAAAAACAGACTAATCTTGGCATTGCAGCTGATGTAACCAGACAAGCAGCACTCCTTGATATTGCTGAAAATCTCGGTTCTGAGATCTGTCTTTTAAAAACTCACATCGATATTATTGAGGATTTTACCCCAGAACTTCCTAAAAAACTCTCTTCTCTCGCTGAAAAACATCATTTTTTGATTTTTGAAGATAGAAAATTCGCAGATATTGGCAATACTGTGAAGCAGCAATATGGACAAGGAATCTATCGTATTTGTGAATGGGCTCATATCATAAATGCGCATCTTGTTCCAGGACCGGGGATTATTCAGGGACTAAAAGAGGTAGGTCTTAAAAAAGGTCGAGGATTACTTTTGTTAGCAGAAATGAGCTCAAAAGAAAATCTGGCAAAAGGGCTTTATACACAACACGCTATACAATGGGCAGAAGCACACACAGATTTCGTTATAGGATTTATCTGCACTCATCAATTAACCAATCATCCTGGTTTTATTCATATGACTCCTGGTGTCAAATTTTTAGATCAAGAAGATTCGCTTGGTCAGCAATATCACACTCCTCAAAAAGTTATTAAAGAGAGAAAGAGTGATCTCATCATTGTTGGACGTGGAATCTATGATGCCAAAAATCCTCGTTTAGAAGCAGAAAAATACCGCAAAGCGGGATGGAATGCTTATCAAGAACTTCTTTTTTAA
- a CDS encoding orotate phosphoribosyltransferase, translating into MLIQQLYEIGAINFGEFTLKSGMLSPIYVDLRLIISYPTLLQEIAEKMWEKVEHKLFQRVCGVPYTALPIATALSLQQNLPMVMRRKEVKNYGMKKIIEGAFEYGQNCLVIEDLITSGLSIFETIEPLEKVGLKVTDIIVLLDREQGGKQFIEDKGYHLHSLFTMTDFLHALKNQMSPKDLEFIERFIKENQC; encoded by the coding sequence ATGTTAATTCAACAACTTTATGAAATTGGTGCAATTAATTTTGGAGAGTTCACTTTAAAAAGTGGAATGCTATCTCCTATTTATGTTGATCTGCGTCTTATCATTTCTTATCCAACACTTCTTCAGGAAATTGCTGAAAAAATGTGGGAAAAAGTAGAACATAAGCTTTTTCAAAGAGTGTGCGGAGTTCCTTATACTGCATTGCCTATTGCAACAGCTCTCTCTTTACAACAAAATCTTCCCATGGTCATGCGTCGCAAAGAGGTAAAAAATTATGGAATGAAAAAAATCATTGAAGGTGCTTTTGAATATGGACAAAACTGCCTTGTCATTGAAGATCTGATCACGAGTGGCTTAAGCATATTTGAAACGATCGAACCTCTTGAGAAAGTCGGACTAAAAGTGACAGATATTATCGTTCTATTGGATCGTGAACAAGGGGGTAAGCAGTTCATTGAGGATAAAGGATATCATCTTCACTCTCTTTTTACGATGACCGATTTTCTACATGCATTAAAAAATCAGATGAGTCCAAAAGATCTAGAATTCATAGAAAGATTCATCAAAGAAAATCAATGTTAA
- a CDS encoding dihydroorotase family protein, with protein sequence MTPFKDHFSNLTAIPALIDPHVHFRVPGEEYKEDWITGAIAAIHGGITTVCDMPNNSPPCTTIAALKEKKKLIDRQLQSIDIPLSYGLYFGADKEHFHEVSEASHHCVALKIFMGCSTGGLVIDTDQALNEAFRTAASVGMLVAVHAEDESLLARKREEFKNATHPATHSQMRPKEAAILATSKAIQLARKYGVSLYILHMSTKEEVELVRKAKAEGLPIYCEATTHHLFLSEEDYFNFGTFVQVNPPLRSKADQEALWEGILDGTIDTIGTDHAPHTIADKQRPFPMAPSGIPGLETLLPLMLDAVYHGRLTLEKMIELTHTNPRKIFNLPVKDDVVLVDLNREITVTDELIKSKCGWTPYRERTLRGWPKYVMISGKRYSVNR encoded by the coding sequence ATGACACCTTTTAAAGACCATTTTTCCAATCTGACAGCTATTCCAGCTTTGATTGATCCGCATGTCCATTTCCGTGTTCCTGGAGAGGAATACAAGGAAGACTGGATTACAGGAGCCATTGCAGCTATCCATGGGGGCATTACGACTGTTTGTGATATGCCTAATAATTCGCCTCCTTGTACGACTATCGCAGCTTTAAAAGAGAAAAAAAAATTGATTGACAGGCAGCTTCAAAGTATCGATATACCTTTATCATACGGACTCTATTTTGGAGCAGATAAGGAACATTTTCATGAGGTGAGTGAAGCAAGTCATCATTGTGTTGCATTAAAAATCTTTATGGGGTGCAGTACAGGAGGACTTGTAATCGATACTGATCAAGCCTTAAACGAGGCATTCCGTACTGCAGCAAGTGTAGGGATGCTAGTTGCAGTCCATGCTGAAGACGAATCCTTGTTAGCAAGAAAAAGGGAAGAGTTTAAAAATGCTACTCATCCAGCTACTCATTCTCAGATGCGTCCCAAGGAAGCAGCCATTCTTGCAACCTCAAAAGCGATTCAACTGGCCCGTAAGTATGGTGTTTCACTCTATATTTTGCATATGAGTACTAAAGAAGAAGTAGAACTCGTGCGCAAAGCTAAAGCTGAAGGTCTTCCTATTTACTGTGAAGCTACGACTCATCATCTTTTTTTAAGTGAAGAAGATTATTTCAATTTTGGGACATTTGTGCAGGTCAATCCTCCCTTACGCTCAAAAGCTGATCAGGAAGCTCTTTGGGAGGGAATTTTAGATGGCACGATCGATACTATTGGAACAGATCATGCTCCCCATACGATTGCAGATAAACAACGCCCTTTTCCAATGGCTCCTTCTGGAATCCCTGGTCTAGAAACCCTCCTTCCCTTAATGCTCGATGCGGTCTATCATGGTAGATTAACCTTAGAAAAGATGATTGAGTTGACTCACACAAACCCAAGAAAGATTTTTAATTTACCCGTTAAAGACGATGTAGTTCTTGTCGATTTGAATAGAGAAATCACTGTCACAGATGAGCTGATTAAATCGAAATGCGGTTGGACTCCTTATCGAGAGAGAACTTTGCGTGGATGGCCTAAGTATGTCATGATCTCTGGGAAGAGATATTCTGTTAACCGATAA
- the pyrI gene encoding aspartate carbamoyltransferase regulatory subunit produces the protein MKEFLSVAAIEYGTVIDHIPAKTGLRIAHLLKLASYRHQVTLGLNLPSKTMGYKDLLKVEGREVSESEASQIAIFAPKATINIIQNFELVKKFSVTLPEKIEGILHCSNEHCVTNHQEILTRFKVSVSSHLISLKCYYCDKHFAYDTF, from the coding sequence ATGAAAGAATTTCTTTCAGTTGCTGCCATTGAATATGGCACTGTTATTGATCATATTCCAGCAAAAACAGGGTTGCGTATCGCCCATTTATTAAAACTTGCTAGTTATCGCCATCAAGTCACTTTGGGTCTCAATCTTCCAAGCAAAACAATGGGATATAAAGATTTGCTGAAAGTTGAAGGAAGAGAGGTAAGTGAAAGTGAAGCTAGTCAAATTGCTATATTTGCGCCTAAGGCAACGATAAACATTATCCAAAATTTTGAGTTAGTGAAGAAATTTTCTGTCACTCTCCCTGAAAAAATTGAAGGAATTTTGCACTGTTCTAATGAGCATTGTGTCACTAACCATCAGGAGATATTGACGCGTTTTAAAGTCTCGGTATCTTCTCATTTAATTTCTCTAAAATGTTATTACTGTGATAAGCATTTTGCCTATGACACCTTTTAA
- the pyrB gene encoding aspartate carbamoyltransferase, with protein MKDLISIKDLSREEIEVILKASLKIKTHPPGRILEKYVMANCFFEPSTRTRLSFEVAMKQLGGEVIGFADHLSTAIQKGESLYDSIKIIALYSDMMVIRHPLEGSARLAAEVTDKPVINAGDGANEHPSQTLVDLFSIQESHQTIDGLCILCIGDLLYSRVVHSLIYGLKHFDVRLYFVSPPSLSIPKSLSEVLKQAGIPFSFHHTIKEVIEKADIVYMTRLQKERFPSLENYHSLKDHCILNKEILNQAKEGLKILHPLPRLNEIAREVDETKYAYYFPQAQNGVYVRQALLCKLLGK; from the coding sequence GTGAAAGATTTAATCTCCATCAAAGATTTATCTAGAGAAGAGATCGAAGTTATTTTGAAGGCATCTCTAAAGATAAAAACTCATCCTCCTGGGCGAATTTTAGAAAAATATGTGATGGCAAACTGTTTTTTTGAACCCTCAACACGCACTCGCTTATCTTTTGAGGTCGCCATGAAGCAATTAGGAGGAGAAGTGATCGGCTTTGCCGATCATCTATCAACTGCCATACAAAAAGGGGAGTCTCTTTATGATTCTATCAAAATTATCGCTCTTTACTCCGATATGATGGTGATTCGTCATCCTCTTGAGGGATCAGCACGCTTGGCGGCTGAGGTGACAGATAAACCAGTGATTAATGCGGGTGATGGAGCCAATGAACATCCTTCACAGACTCTGGTCGATCTTTTTTCCATTCAAGAATCTCATCAAACAATCGATGGGCTTTGTATTCTATGTATAGGGGATTTGCTCTATAGCAGAGTCGTCCATTCTCTTATTTATGGATTGAAGCATTTTGATGTACGTCTTTATTTCGTCTCTCCACCAAGTTTATCGATTCCTAAATCTCTCTCTGAAGTACTCAAACAAGCTGGGATTCCTTTTTCCTTTCATCATACGATCAAAGAGGTGATTGAAAAAGCAGATATTGTTTATATGACTCGCCTGCAAAAAGAACGGTTTCCTTCTTTAGAAAATTATCATTCTCTTAAAGATCACTGTATTCTAAATAAAGAGATTTTGAATCAAGCAAAAGAGGGACTAAAAATTCTTCATCCACTTCCACGTCTCAATGAAATCGCTCGAGAGGTTGATGAAACAAAATATGCTTACTATTTTCCACAAGCTCAGAATGGAGTCTATGTTAGGCAAGCCTTGTTATGTAAACTTTTAGGTAAATAA